Proteins encoded in a region of the Rutidosis leptorrhynchoides isolate AG116_Rl617_1_P2 chromosome 9, CSIRO_AGI_Rlap_v1, whole genome shotgun sequence genome:
- the LOC139869260 gene encoding uncharacterized protein, whose product MDTLFGGKIVVFGGDFRQILPVIQKGKREDIVAASLNSSYLWDHVSVLKLTVNMRLCDIGNGNVCESEDGVFDIEIPQDLLITDADDPIGSIISTIYPEYLLNLGNLEYYQQRAILAPTNEVVNIINDKMMESLEGEERSYLCSDSICPS is encoded by the exons ATGGATACCCTGTTTGGGGGTAAAATTGTTGTCTTTGGTGGTGATTTCAGACAAATATTACCTGTTATTCAAAAAGGTAAAAGAGAAGATATAGTAGCTGCATCTCTAAATTCTTCTTATTTGTGGGATCATGTTTCTGTTTTAAAACTtacagttaacatgagattatgtg ACATAGGCAACGGTAATGTCTGTGAATCTGAAGACGGAGTTTTTGATATTGAAATTCCACAAGATCTTTTGATAACAGATGCGGATGATCCAATTGGTTCGATCATCTCAACTATTTATCCAGAATATCTTCTTAATCTTGGTAATTTAGAGTATTATCAGCAACGTGCAATTCTTGCTCCAACTAATGAAGTTGTTAAcatcattaatgataaaatgatggAGTCTCTGGAAGGTGAAGAAAGGTCATATTTGTGCTCAGACAGTATATGTCCGTCATAG